A stretch of the Oscillospiraceae bacterium genome encodes the following:
- a CDS encoding aminotransferase class III-fold pyridoxal phosphate-dependent enzyme → MSDFNRKEYLDNAQRLIPWGSSTCSKAPSYPPYDPAAIVRGKGCRVWDIEGREFIDFRNGLGPVTLGYAYPEVNEAIARQLECGAVFGNPSVLEPEVAQIISEIIPCAEMVRFLKTGGEAVAACIRLARGYTGRDHIIQIGYNGWLNSLSSGGAVLPGRLGSSSGNGIPAAISDLHHSAGWNSMDTIREITASVDGNVAAVVVAADYGRLEEGREFYPALRKYTKENGILLIFDEIVTGFRISLGGVQEYFGVTPDLAVFSKGMANGMPISVFCGSREVMKCCDRGGGVVVSSTFGGEALSLAAAKATINIYRRDNVIGHIWNTGKTLWSGANKIFEKHALPVRVLGAAPCPTFTDLPDGGDIITRLMSACYKHGISFYNVSYVNFSHKADDIAEVLEKLEAACTEL, encoded by the coding sequence ATGTCCGATTTTAACCGTAAAGAATATCTTGACAACGCCCAGAGGCTGATTCCGTGGGGCTCGTCCACCTGTTCAAAGGCTCCGTCATATCCGCCGTATGATCCGGCGGCGATTGTGCGCGGCAAGGGCTGCCGCGTATGGGACATAGAGGGACGCGAGTTTATCGATTTCAGAAACGGGTTGGGTCCGGTCACCCTGGGATACGCGTATCCGGAGGTCAACGAAGCCATAGCCCGTCAGCTCGAATGCGGAGCGGTATTCGGAAATCCGTCCGTGCTTGAACCGGAGGTTGCTCAGATAATCAGTGAAATCATACCGTGCGCCGAAATGGTTCGCTTCCTGAAGACCGGCGGAGAAGCCGTTGCCGCGTGCATCAGGCTCGCGCGCGGGTATACCGGACGCGATCACATAATTCAAATAGGATATAACGGCTGGCTGAACAGCCTTTCCTCGGGCGGCGCGGTGCTTCCCGGCAGACTCGGCTCAAGCTCTGGCAACGGCATTCCCGCGGCGATATCCGATCTGCATCATTCGGCCGGATGGAACAGCATGGACACGATCAGGGAAATAACGGCTTCGGTTGACGGCAATGTCGCCGCCGTCGTCGTGGCCGCGGATTACGGACGTTTGGAGGAAGGCAGGGAGTTTTATCCCGCGCTTCGCAAATATACAAAAGAAAACGGCATTTTGCTTATATTCGATGAAATTGTCACCGGCTTCCGCATCTCGCTCGGAGGGGTCCAGGAATATTTCGGCGTCACGCCGGATCTGGCGGTATTCTCAAAGGGAATGGCCAATGGAATGCCAATCTCCGTCTTCTGCGGCTCCCGCGAGGTTATGAAATGCTGTGACAGAGGAGGCGGAGTTGTCGTTTCGTCCACCTTCGGAGGCGAGGCGCTTTCGCTTGCCGCCGCAAAGGCGACTATCAATATTTACCGCCGGGACAACGTTATCGGTCACATATGGAACACAGGAAAGACGCTTTGGTCCGGCGCTAACAAAATATTTGAAAAGCATGCACTCCCGGTCCGCGTGCTTGGTGCCGCTCCGTGTCCGACATTCACGGATCTTCCCGACGGCGGAGATATCATCACTCGTCTGATGAGCGCGTGCTATAAGCACGGAATCTCTTTCTACAACGTATCATATGTAAACTTCTCTCATAAAGCCGACGATATCGCGGAGGTATTGGAAAAGCTCGAGGCCGCATGCACGGAGCTTTGA